In Rhodamnia argentea isolate NSW1041297 chromosome 5, ASM2092103v1, whole genome shotgun sequence, the DNA window TTCGTGATTAATGATTATCACACTTAATGGCAACctcaaaagaaacaaatcctGCCATTGCTTACCTGAAAATACTTGGCTAGATTCATGTGGTCGAGCGCCTCAATCATAGTTTTCCGATCCAGACTAGAAACAACAGCACAAGGGACTCGAGCTGTATGTACTGCATCCATCCATTCTTTAAGTCCTTCCATAGGTTCTTTGAGCTGGATGCCAAAACACATCAATCGATTGTGATTACCTCATGGTCATAGAGACAAATGTACCAATAAAATTAACAACTTGCTCTCACTTCGAGAAGATTATCATAATATAACTGGGCAAGCCTCGACTTTAATctatcttcctctctttcttcatCCAACAGCATAACCTGAGAATTTGTCAAGGCTTGTTATGCACCGCCATCGTCGAATATGAACCATAATTCCTCTAGAAGCAACAGCTTCAAAGGCAAAAAAGGCCTTTGCAGAGGAGTTGTCAAACATAATCATGATTTGATTGACATTCCACTTACTAAAGggtaaaaaatttccaaaaccaAACAGGCATCCCATTTATAAAGGGAGCCGGCATATTTTAACAAGGTTCAATCATTAATCtcgtgtgataaaaaaattcaacagaATGCCGCATCACTGACCATGCAAAGTTTCAACCCATTTTAACTAGATGAATAGATGCTCCATTTTGCTATCAGTAATGCGGGCATACAAGGAGAAAAGAGCACACAGTTCAGCAATTTGTTCAAGCACAAGCACATAAGATATATCTATTCTATTTTCCCCTTCTTGATTTCCATATTAATGTAGATAAGTAGATGTCAAAGAGAAATGTCATCCAAGgcaataggaaaataaaaagataccCAAAGAGACCATGATTGCAAACCTTATGTAGAACATGATCAGCACCTGCATGAAGCATGAGCTTTTGTAATCGGATGTCGTCAGGTAACTCCTTGCCTGCAAAATGAAAAGCAATGAActgcattttgaaattttcatttcacctGCTTCATAAAATTCTTAAAAGCAGCATCCTGTGTTCTAGAATAgttgtattttattttgatcATCGATCAAAGACTTTAATATCTGTTGATGGCTTGTACAAGTAAAAGATGCCACAAAAACATCTCACTCAGACTTTGCAGTAAAAATCCTATCGTtccaaaaaataccaattccCTGATTCTAGGAGTAGTGAAAGTTATCACTGACAGGTAGACAATTTCACAGAATCAATCCAAAAGCCTTACTTACACATATTCCTTGTTATAtataagaaaagagaagaaccaTGAAGTTAGAGCATGAACCCAAACTTGCTGCTTAAACTTGTTAAGAACTTCCATTTCAGGCACGAAGCATAAGTCCTCATGATAATCCAATGGTATTCCAAATTTATGACCAAGAGATGCTTAATGCCCATGCCGGAGTTATTCTACTGACACTGACAGTATTTAGGGCATGCTGGTGGGAAAGTAACACATACCCTCTTCGATGGCCAGCTGCTTCCATGCTTTCAACTTCAGAGACTGGGTATCTACCTGATATTGGAGTGCAATGCATAAGAACTTGAGTATTGGAGAAAATAATAACTCACAACCTTAACTAAGACATTAATCACCTAAGGTACGCAAATGTATGAACTCGTCAGGTTTCTAGTGTTTGATATtgagtccattttttttttttttggtccaaatattgAGTCCATTTGTTCACCTTCATTTTTGGGACTTTTTACAATAAAGAGAATTGacaatagaaaattaattagTTTGCAAGTTACCAGTAATCATTCATTCAGAAATCAATAATGTACTGAAAAGCTCCACATATCCGATTCTGACCAATCACACCCCAGATTAAATCAATTTAGCAtcttaaaaatataatagatgTACGATGCTGGAGTCAAAAGCGTTACCACCACATTGTCCCAGGAGAAAATAAGCCCGTAAGCTTCATCTGGTTTCATCGCATATCGTATGCGTTGAAGAAACCCTTCTTGTAGTCTGTcatttagaaaatcctatcACAGGAAGACGGCTTATAAAACATAAAGAAAGCTCATCAAAACCCGAAAGTCACAAAACAGAGACAAATTTACACATGAAGCAAGAGAATGCTACCACATCCATCTTCAGAGGGCCATCCGTTCTAAACGTCTCAAAACCCTCCCCATATTCTGCTCCAATTGCCTGACAACCCCAAAATCAAACAAGCAAATCAAAACATATTTACCAGCGTGTCTACAAACCGAAGATCAAGAACAGTGCTCTAAGCACCTAAAAAATTCACCAACTTTGTGCCAGCCAATAAAATTGCTCTAAGCCTCCCAAAATCCAATAATTTGGGCCAATAAATATGTAAAACAAGCCCGCGAAcattagaaaaaagaacaacaaagaTTGTTCGAGTTAACTATCAATCCATTACAAGCTAATACAAGCATATAAGATGACGGCCTACCGTGTAAAATTTCCCAAACCAATAAACACAGCAGTATCATAGCACAGGCACAACACAGAAGGAGCTCAGAATCCCTTTTTCTATGTCCTCCTTATAATTAGGAAAAATGAACtcagtttctttcttctttgcagATAATTAGAATGAGCTCAGCTTCTCTACTGAAAATCGCACAACTTAGGAACCGATGCACTACGAAAAGCACAAACAAttaacccccccaaaaaaggcCTAAAATCTAAAGCAATGAAGTAGCTACCTCCTGCACGAAGAGCTTGTTGGGCGTAATCGGGAAGCCATTAACGGAGGCGTTATCTTCGGAGCCACCACAGGCGCTCCGAATCACCGAGCGATGCAGACACCGGCCTTTCGGCTTCCATTTCTGCCGCAACAAAATAGCAAGGATAAAACTCACAAGCGAATCGCCATCACAGCGAAAGTGAAGAATCGGACTCGACGAAACGCCATGAAGgaaaggggggagggggagggagaaGAACGGGGGGACGCACCGATGAATTGAGCTCGAACGGGGGCCTGTATCGCGAGAGCTTCGAAATCGGCGTCGGAGGAAGCAGCAGAGAAGAAGAGCTCGCGAAGTTGCAGGAGCAGGACTCCATTGGAAGATCTCAAAGAGACGATGATGGTACGacagagagagcgagcgagcgagctcaGGATTTCATCGGCGATGGCTCCGCCCGACGAGGACGCGATGCTtcgaaattttttctctttttcttggaaaaaaaagaaaaaatagtttcgATTTTACAGtgagagaaaaggggaaaaaataggAGGAGTTGGATTGGGAGTCGGGGATTACGTCGGTGGCCACGTCATGCCATGGACCGTACATGCGGATAACACGTGACGCGATGGATTTTGATTTGATCTTCTTCCGTTTTCCCTGCCCGGTCACTCACCACTCACGGGATCCGATTCACTCTTGCAtcatttttccttgttctttttttttttttttcaaaccatc includes these proteins:
- the LOC115743681 gene encoding 5-amino-6-(5-phospho-D-ribitylamino)uracil phosphatase, chloroplastic isoform X1, producing MESCSCNFASSSSLLLPPTPISKLSRYRPPFELNSSVRPPVLLPPPPPFCDGDSLVSFILAILLRQKWKPKGRCLHRSVIRSACGGSEDNASVNGFPITPNKLFVQEAIGAEYGEGFETFRTDGPLKMDVDFLNDRLQEGFLQRIRYAMKPDEAYGLIFSWDNVVVDTQSLKLKAWKQLAIEEGKELPDDIRLQKLMLHAGADHVLHKVMLLDEEREEDRLKSRLAQLYYDNLLELKEPMEGLKEWMDAVHTARVPCAVVSSLDRKTMIEALDHMNLAKYFQAIVTEEDGMESIAHRFLSAALKLDRKPSKCIVFEDDPRGVTAAHNCTMMAIALIGAHPAYDLEQADLAVASFNELSVINLRRLFAHKGSSFMDLQKQIAERDHPKRKLTVEDPIF
- the LOC115743681 gene encoding 5-amino-6-(5-phospho-D-ribitylamino)uracil phosphatase, chloroplastic isoform X2, which encodes MESCSCNFASSSSLLLPPTPISKLSRYRPPFELNSSKWKPKGRCLHRSVIRSACGGSEDNASVNGFPITPNKLFVQEAIGAEYGEGFETFRTDGPLKMDVDFLNDRLQEGFLQRIRYAMKPDEAYGLIFSWDNVVVDTQSLKLKAWKQLAIEEGKELPDDIRLQKLMLHAGADHVLHKVMLLDEEREEDRLKSRLAQLYYDNLLELKEPMEGLKEWMDAVHTARVPCAVVSSLDRKTMIEALDHMNLAKYFQAIVTEEDGMESIAHRFLSAALKLDRKPSKCIVFEDDPRGVTAAHNCTMMAIALIGAHPAYDLEQADLAVASFNELSVINLRRLFAHKGSSFMDLQKQIAERDHPKRKLTVEDPIF